The DNA region TCATCATCACCAGGAAGAAGGTCAAGATCAGCGCGACCGTGCCGGTGAGCTCGTGACTCAGGAACCAGTAGACCGGGGTGACGATGGCGAAGAAGATCATCAACCCGCCGAAGATCCAAGCTTCGACCTTCACTTGTCACCCTCTCCCTTGGTCTGATCGGACGAATCGCCGACCACGTCATCGGACTGTCCCCCGACCCGCGCCTTCAACTCGTCCACCCGCCCGGTGTCATCGCCGGCGTCGACCAGCCCATCAGCAGGAGCGTCGTTGGCCGGGTACTCCGCCAAGGCCACCTCCGGGTGGTGCAGATCAAAGGCCGGAGACTCCGACCGGATCCGCGGCAGGGAGGCGAAGTTGTGCCGTGGCGGCGGGCACGAGGTCGCCCACTCCAGCGAACGTCCCCAACCCCATGGGTCGTCGACGGTGACCCTCGGGCTGTTCCGGGTCTTCCAGACGTTGATCAAGAACGGGATCATCGAGGCGCCGAGCAGGAACGCACCGACGGTGGACACCTGGTTCAGCGTGGTGAAACCGTCGGTCGGCAGGTAGTCCGCATAGCGCCGCGGCATGCCCTCGACACCCAGCCAGTGTTGCACCAAGAAGGTGGTGTGGAAGCCCACGAACAGCAGCCAGAAGTGGATCTTGCCGAGCCGCTCGTCCAGCATCCGCCCGGTGAACTTCGGCCACCAGAAGTAGAAGCCGGCGAACATGGCGAAGACGACCGTGCCGAACACCACGTAGTGGAAGTGCGCCACCACGAAGTAGGAGTCGGACACATGGAAGTCCAGCGGCGGCGACGCCAGGATGACGCCGGTCAGACCGCCGAACAAGAAGGTGGTCAAGAAGCCGACCGCCCAGAGCATGGGAGTGGCCATGGAGATGTTGCCACCCCACATGGTGCCGATCCAGTTGAAGAACTTCACTCCGGTGGGCACCGCGATCAGGAATGTCATGAAGGAGAAGAACGGCAGGTTGACCGCTCCGGTCACATACATGTGGTGCGCCCAGACCGCCACCGACAAGGCGCCGATGAGCAGCGTCGCCGCCACCAGACCGATGTAGCCGAAGACCGGCTTCTTGCTGAACACCGGCAGCACTTCGGTGATGATGCCGAAGAACGGCAACGCGATGATGTACACCTCGGGATGCCCGAAGAACCAGAACAGGTGTTGCCACAGGATCGGGCCACCAGTGGCCGCATCGAAGATGTGCGCACCGAGCACTCGGTCGGCCTCCAACACCAGCAGCGCCGCCGCCAGCACCGGGAACACGATCAGCACCAGGATCGAGGTCACCAGGATGTTCCAGGTGAAGATCGGCAGTCGGAACATGGTCAGACCCGGAGCCCGCAGGCAGAGGATCGTGGTGATGAAGTTCACCGAGCCGAGCACCGTGCCGATACCGGCCATGTAGAAGCCCATGATCCACAGGTCGCCGCCGACGCCCGGCGAGTTCACCGCGTCGCTCAGCGGCACATACGCGAACCAGCCGAAGCTCGCCGCGCCCTGCGGGGTGAGGAAGCCGGAGCAAGCGATGATGCCGCCGAACAGATACAGCCAGTACGCGAACATGTTCAGCCGTGGGAAGGCGACGTCCGGAGCGCCGATCTGCAATGGCATGATCGCGTTCGCGAATCCGGCGAACAACGGCGTCGCGAACAGCAGCAGCATGATCGCACCGTGCATGGTGAAGAACTGATTGAAGGTCTCGTACGACAGGAACTGGATACCGGGGAAGGCCAGCTCGGCGCGGATGGACAGAGCCAAGATCCCGCCGAAGGCGAAGAAGACCAACGAGGTGATGAAGTAGAGGTTGCCGATCACCTTGTGATCGGTGGTGGTCATCCACTTCCAGATCATGGTGCCGAGCTGACGAGTCGGCTCAGCAACCTCGGCACCGGACGCCGTGCGCTGCAGGGTGGTCATCGCCGTTCCTCTCTCTGGATCGCCGGGCCATGGGCCTGCGCGTCGACCGATCCCTTGACCTCGCCGGTCTGACCCTTCGCCACCAATGACTTCAGGTAGGCGTTGTACTCGGCCTCGCTCACCACGTGGACGTTGAACAGCATCGCCGAGTGGTAGGTGCCGCACAGTTCCGCGCACTTGCCGGCGAAGACGCCTTCCTTCGTCGGGGTGACCTGCATGACGTTGTCCCGCCCAGGCACGATGTCGAGTTTGTCGTAGAAGGCGGGGATCCAGAAGGAGTGGATCACGTCCGGCGAATGGAGATTGAACTCCACCCGCTTGCCGACCGGAAGATAGAGGTCGGGCGTCTGGTTGACGGTGCCGGCGTTCCAGACATCCTCGCCCACGGCCGGATTGTCCGCGGACTTGTAGTTGAACGTCCACGACCACTTCTGACCGATGACGTTGATCTTCACATCGGGATCCGGCTGCTTCTCCAGCACCTTGTTCTGGGTGACCACGGTGAAATAGAAGAGCGTGCCGATGATGATGAACGGAACGATCGTGTACATGATCTCCAGCGGCAGGTTGTACCTGTTCTGCCGCGGCAGCAGGTTCGCGCGCCGCCGGTAGCGCAGCACCGCCCAGCCGATCAGGCCCCAGACCAGGATGCCGACCGCCGCTGCGGCGATCCAGGCACCGATCCACAGATTGCCGATGGCCACCGCGTTGTCGCTGGCCGGCTCCGGCAGCCCCACACGCTGGAACGAGTTCGTGGTGTCCTCGACCGAGCACGACGCGAGGAACAACACACCCAACCCGGCCGCCATCGCCACCGGTCGCCGTAACCGCTGCCATCCAACCGACGAGCGAGTCCGTCTCGTCAGTTCAGGCATCTCCGCGCCACCCACATCGCGCCTTTCGTCCGTGTCAACTGGGAGGCCCAGCGGCCCCCCAACACGGTCCCGACGCGACGCGTCGGTCTCGAGGTTTGCGGGGGGAGCCAATCCTCTTGGGAAACCATAACGTAGGAGTCAGACGATGGCTGCGGCAGCCGGTCTCGAAGACCGTGGCGTCTCATCACGCGAAGCCCTCCGAGAACGACGAAGGCTCCCCGGCCGATGCCGGGGAGCCAACGTAGGATCGTTCGTGCAGACTCAGTGAAAACTGTCGCCGCAAGCGCAGGATCCGGTGGCGTTCGGATTGTCGATGGTGAAGCCCTGCTTCTCGATGGTGTCGACGAAGTCGATGGTCGCGCCCATCAGATACGGCGCGCTCATCCGGTCGGTGACGACGTTGACGCCGCTGAACTCGGCGACGATGTCACCGTCCAGGTTTCGCTCGTCGAAATACAGCTGGTAGCGCAGCCCGGAGCAGCCGCCCGGTTGCACCGCGATTCGCAGCGCCAGGTCGTCGCGGCCTTCGCCGTCGAGCAGCGCCTTGACCTTCGAGGCCGCGCCGTCGGTGAGGCTCACACCATCCGCGATCGGGGTGGTGCTCTGGTCGGTAACCGTCATGTCTGTCTCCACGGGGTTGGGCTGGTCTTTCAGTCTCAGTGTAGAACCGCGATCGAGTCCGGGAAACTCCCCTCACCAACGCCAAGTACGTGAGATCCGTGTCACTGTCGCGACCAACTCGGCCTCCTGCAGGTCGCCTCCGGCAGGCCGGTCCAGGTGGG from Microlunatus phosphovorus NM-1 includes:
- the ctaD gene encoding aa3-type cytochrome oxidase subunit I; the encoded protein is MTTLQRTASGAEVAEPTRQLGTMIWKWMTTTDHKVIGNLYFITSLVFFAFGGILALSIRAELAFPGIQFLSYETFNQFFTMHGAIMLLLFATPLFAGFANAIMPLQIGAPDVAFPRLNMFAYWLYLFGGIIACSGFLTPQGAASFGWFAYVPLSDAVNSPGVGGDLWIMGFYMAGIGTVLGSVNFITTILCLRAPGLTMFRLPIFTWNILVTSILVLIVFPVLAAALLVLEADRVLGAHIFDAATGGPILWQHLFWFFGHPEVYIIALPFFGIITEVLPVFSKKPVFGYIGLVAATLLIGALSVAVWAHHMYVTGAVNLPFFSFMTFLIAVPTGVKFFNWIGTMWGGNISMATPMLWAVGFLTTFLFGGLTGVILASPPLDFHVSDSYFVVAHFHYVVFGTVVFAMFAGFYFWWPKFTGRMLDERLGKIHFWLLFVGFHTTFLVQHWLGVEGMPRRYADYLPTDGFTTLNQVSTVGAFLLGASMIPFLINVWKTRNSPRVTVDDPWGWGRSLEWATSCPPPRHNFASLPRIRSESPAFDLHHPEVALAEYPANDAPADGLVDAGDDTGRVDELKARVGGQSDDVVGDSSDQTKGEGDK
- the ctaC gene encoding aa3-type cytochrome oxidase subunit II, with the translated sequence MPELTRRTRSSVGWQRLRRPVAMAAGLGVLFLASCSVEDTTNSFQRVGLPEPASDNAVAIGNLWIGAWIAAAAVGILVWGLIGWAVLRYRRRANLLPRQNRYNLPLEIMYTIVPFIIIGTLFYFTVVTQNKVLEKQPDPDVKINVIGQKWSWTFNYKSADNPAVGEDVWNAGTVNQTPDLYLPVGKRVEFNLHSPDVIHSFWIPAFYDKLDIVPGRDNVMQVTPTKEGVFAGKCAELCGTYHSAMLFNVHVVSEAEYNAYLKSLVAKGQTGEVKGSVDAQAHGPAIQREERR
- a CDS encoding HesB/IscA family protein, whose amino-acid sequence is MTVTDQSTTPIADGVSLTDGAASKVKALLDGEGRDDLALRIAVQPGGCSGLRYQLYFDERNLDGDIVAEFSGVNVVTDRMSAPYLMGATIDFVDTIEKQGFTIDNPNATGSCACGDSFH